In Streptomyces sp. NBC_01439, the following are encoded in one genomic region:
- a CDS encoding uracil-xanthine permease family protein: protein MGLGVGWTLHGDGRTPAPGAVVRPEERLSWPRTAGLGAQHVVAMFGASFVAPVLMGLDPNLAIMMSGVATVIFLLATRGRVPSYLGCSLSFVGVAAAIRAAGGDSAVVTGAVFVVGVALFLAGLVVQRFGARVIHTAMPPIVTGAVVMLIGFNLAPVTASTYWPQDQWTALLTMLFTGAAVVCLRGFWSRIAIFLGLLFGYGISWLSDLLFGKIHSTLGGEAAVDHWRLDLSAVAKADWIGLPSFHAPAFEWSAILIALPVVIALIAENAGHIKAVGEMTGDPLDDKLGTAIAADGAASMLSTAVGGPPNTTYSENIGVMAATRVYSTAAYWAAAGFALLFGLCPKFGAIVAAIPGGVLGGITVILYGMIGLLGAQIWINGGVDLRNPLNLVPAAAGIIIGIGGVKLQITDSFELGGIALGTIVVITGYHALRYLAPAHLKQEPLLDAGTSGYDEGSGDGRDKPR, encoded by the coding sequence ATGGGCCTCGGCGTGGGCTGGACCCTGCACGGAGACGGGCGGACTCCCGCCCCCGGGGCGGTGGTCCGGCCGGAGGAGCGGCTGTCGTGGCCGCGGACCGCCGGGCTGGGCGCGCAGCACGTCGTGGCGATGTTCGGCGCGAGTTTCGTCGCTCCGGTCCTGATGGGCCTGGACCCGAACCTGGCCATCATGATGTCGGGCGTCGCGACGGTGATCTTCCTCCTCGCGACGCGCGGGCGGGTCCCGTCGTACCTGGGCTGCTCGCTGTCGTTCGTCGGTGTCGCGGCGGCGATCCGGGCCGCAGGCGGTGACAGTGCGGTGGTCACGGGCGCCGTCTTCGTCGTCGGCGTGGCACTGTTCCTGGCGGGACTGGTGGTCCAGCGGTTCGGCGCCCGCGTCATCCACACGGCGATGCCGCCCATCGTGACGGGCGCGGTGGTGATGCTGATCGGCTTCAACCTGGCGCCGGTGACGGCGAGCACGTACTGGCCGCAGGACCAGTGGACGGCGTTGCTGACGATGCTGTTCACGGGGGCGGCCGTGGTCTGTCTGCGCGGCTTCTGGTCGCGCATCGCGATCTTCCTCGGTCTGCTCTTCGGGTACGGGATCTCCTGGCTCTCCGACCTGCTCTTCGGGAAGATCCACTCGACGTTGGGCGGGGAGGCCGCCGTCGACCACTGGCGGCTCGACCTCTCCGCGGTCGCCAAGGCGGACTGGATCGGGCTGCCGTCCTTCCACGCGCCCGCCTTCGAGTGGTCGGCGATCCTGATCGCCCTGCCGGTGGTGATCGCTCTGATCGCCGAGAACGCGGGCCACATCAAGGCCGTGGGCGAGATGACCGGCGATCCGCTCGACGACAAGCTGGGCACGGCGATCGCGGCGGACGGCGCCGCGTCCATGCTGTCCACGGCGGTCGGCGGCCCGCCGAACACCACCTACTCCGAGAACATCGGTGTCATGGCAGCCACCCGCGTCTACTCCACGGCGGCCTACTGGGCGGCCGCGGGCTTCGCGCTGCTCTTCGGGCTCTGCCCCAAGTTCGGTGCGATCGTCGCCGCGATCCCGGGCGGAGTGCTCGGCGGCATCACGGTCATCCTCTACGGGATGATCGGCCTGCTCGGCGCGCAGATCTGGATCAACGGCGGGGTGGACCTGCGCAATCCGCTGAACCTGGTGCCGGCGGCGGCGGGCATCATCATCGGCATCGGCGGTGTGAAGCTGCAGATCACCGACAGCTTCGAGCTGGGCGGCATCGCTCTGGGCACGATCGTGGTGATCACCGGCTACCACGCGCTGCGCTACCTCGCGCCCGCGCACCTCAAGCAGGAGCCCCTGCTCGACGCGGGCACCTCCGGCTACGACGAGGGCTCCGGGGACGGCCGGGACAAGCCCCGTTGA
- a CDS encoding SDR family oxidoreductase, with protein MSTILVTGGTGTLGVLVVDRLRSAGHEVRALSRHAPDHQVDLADGSGLDEATAGAEVIVHCASNTRRGGKDDEAAARHLIDAARRAGTVTNIVYISIVGVDVVPLGYYRTKLRVERLLEESGLGLTILRTTQFHDLVAQLVDTAAKLPLVPVPSGVRVQPIAVGEVADRLVELAVPTPSGRVPDMGGPEVHTLPDLARTYLTATGRHRRVLPFPLAGKAYAGFKRGGNLTPSHAVGRLTFADFAAERGR; from the coding sequence GTGAGCACCATCCTCGTCACCGGCGGCACCGGCACCCTCGGCGTGCTGGTCGTGGACCGGCTCCGGAGCGCGGGCCACGAGGTCCGTGCGCTGAGCCGGCACGCCCCGGACCACCAGGTCGACCTGGCGGACGGCAGCGGGCTGGACGAGGCGACGGCGGGCGCGGAGGTGATCGTGCACTGCGCGAGCAACACGCGCCGCGGGGGCAAGGACGACGAAGCCGCCGCCCGGCACCTCATCGACGCGGCCCGGCGGGCGGGGACCGTCACCAACATCGTCTACATCTCGATCGTCGGGGTCGACGTGGTGCCGCTCGGCTACTACCGGACGAAGCTGAGGGTCGAGCGGCTGCTGGAGGAGTCCGGGCTGGGCCTGACCATCCTGCGCACGACCCAGTTCCACGATCTGGTGGCGCAGCTGGTGGACACGGCGGCGAAGCTTCCGCTGGTGCCGGTGCCGAGCGGGGTACGGGTCCAGCCGATCGCCGTCGGTGAGGTCGCGGACCGCCTGGTGGAACTGGCCGTCCCGACCCCGTCGGGCCGGGTCCCGGACATGGGCGGTCCGGAGGTCCACACCCTGCCGGACCTGGCCCGCACCTACCTGACCGCGACGGGCCGCCACCGCCGGGTGCTCCCCTTCCCCCTGGCGGGCAAGGCCTACGCGGGCTTCAAGCGCGGCGGCAACCTGACCCCGTCCCACGCGGTGGGCCGTCTGACGTTCGCCGACTTCGCGGCGGAGCGAGGACGGTAG
- a CDS encoding ROK family transcriptional regulator, with product MGSVTPAPTTAPAPSPASPSTARAINDRLALQLLQESGPLTATQLKTMTGLSRPSVADLVDRLTEAGLIEVAGESGEQRRGPNAKLYGIVADRAHLAALDVRTDRVTAVVTDLLGRPLAEAALPVGAPEDAVAALLRTAREAGAAELHTVVMGAPGLVAPATGELRDTSGLPAWHRDLVTALQRSLPAVVVVENETNLAALAEQRLGVARDLDSFVLLWLGAGVGAAVVLDGRLRRGASGGAGEIGFLPVPGTAGLPSAEDCAGGFHALVGREAVTALARAHGFAGPAEEAVAGAAGEAFLEALAERLALGAAAAAAILDPGCVVLGGELGRAGGPALAARVAHRVAKLTPVPTEIRATTLGDPAVLAGAELAAREAAQAVLFGG from the coding sequence ATGGGCTCCGTGACTCCTGCCCCCACCACAGCCCCGGCACCGTCGCCCGCCTCGCCCAGCACGGCCCGGGCCATCAACGACCGCCTCGCCCTGCAACTCCTCCAGGAATCCGGGCCGCTGACGGCCACCCAGCTCAAAACCATGACCGGCCTCTCCCGCCCCTCGGTCGCCGACCTCGTCGACCGGCTCACCGAAGCCGGACTCATCGAAGTCGCCGGCGAATCCGGCGAACAGCGCCGCGGCCCCAACGCCAAGCTGTACGGGATCGTCGCCGACCGCGCCCACCTGGCCGCCCTCGACGTGCGCACCGACCGGGTCACCGCCGTCGTCACCGACCTCCTCGGCCGCCCCCTCGCCGAAGCCGCCCTGCCCGTCGGCGCCCCCGAGGACGCCGTGGCCGCCCTGCTGCGCACCGCACGCGAGGCCGGCGCCGCCGAGCTGCACACCGTCGTCATGGGCGCCCCGGGCCTGGTCGCCCCCGCCACCGGCGAACTCCGCGACACCAGCGGCCTCCCGGCCTGGCACCGGGACCTCGTCACCGCCCTGCAGCGGAGCCTGCCCGCCGTGGTCGTCGTAGAGAACGAGACCAACCTGGCCGCCCTCGCCGAGCAGCGCCTTGGTGTGGCCCGCGACCTGGACTCCTTCGTCCTGCTGTGGCTCGGCGCGGGCGTGGGCGCGGCCGTCGTCCTGGACGGCCGGCTGCGCCGCGGCGCCTCCGGCGGGGCGGGCGAGATCGGCTTCCTCCCCGTACCGGGCACCGCCGGACTGCCGTCGGCCGAGGACTGCGCGGGCGGATTCCACGCCCTGGTGGGCCGCGAAGCCGTGACCGCGCTGGCCCGCGCACACGGCTTCGCGGGCCCGGCGGAGGAGGCCGTGGCCGGAGCCGCGGGGGAGGCCTTCCTCGAAGCCCTGGCCGAACGGCTCGCGCTCGGCGCGGCGGCGGCCGCGGCGATCCTGGACCCGGGCTGCGTGGTCCTGGGGGGCGAGCTGGGCCGCGCGGGCGGCCCCGCCTTGGCCGCCCGGGTTGCCCACCGCGTGGCGAAACTGACCCCGGTCCCGACGGAGATCCGCGCCACGACCCTGGGCGACCCGGCGGTCCTGGCGGGAGCCGAACTGGCGGCGCGGGAGGCCGCGCAGGCGGTGCTGTTCGGGGGGTAG
- a CDS encoding Lrp/AsnC family transcriptional regulator: MRLNDLDERIVHALAEDARRSYADIGSEVGLSAPAVKRRVDRLRAEGAITGFTVRVDPAAMGWETEGFIEIYCRHNTSPDDIRRGLERYPEVVSASTVTGDADALVQVFASDMRHFERVLERIAGEPFVERTKSVLVLSPLLRRFTSGAPA; the protein is encoded by the coding sequence GTGCGACTGAACGATCTCGACGAACGCATCGTGCACGCCCTCGCCGAGGACGCCCGCCGCTCCTACGCGGACATCGGCTCCGAGGTCGGGCTCTCCGCGCCCGCCGTCAAGCGGCGCGTGGACCGGCTGCGCGCCGAAGGCGCCATCACGGGCTTCACCGTCCGCGTGGACCCGGCCGCCATGGGCTGGGAGACCGAGGGCTTCATCGAGATCTACTGTCGGCACAACACCTCGCCGGACGACATCCGGCGAGGACTGGAGCGATACCCCGAGGTGGTGTCCGCGTCGACCGTCACCGGCGACGCGGACGCCCTCGTTCAGGTCTTCGCCTCCGACATGCGCCACTTCGAACGGGTCCTGGAACGCATCGCGGGCGAGCCGTTCGTGGAACGCACCAAGTCGGTGCTCGTCCTCTCCCCGCTCCTGCGCCGCTTCACCTCGGGCGCGCCCGCGTAA
- a CDS encoding GNAT family N-acetyltransferase produces the protein MSPESGTLCGSEVLDEVLDNPVWAALTGPHRGFAEFGPAGLAARYAPDTSPFSALADPGDPRAWADLAVLAGPGQEVWVTGLLTPPPGWHTLVTVPGVQLDGRTVRAGAAPEAVVLGLDDVPEMLELVALTKPGPLLDRTVELGTYLGIRHEGRLVAMAGERMRPAGWSEISAVCTHPDHRGRGLAAGLIRAVAAEVRGRGELPFLHAAAANTGAVRLYESMGFALRRSPLFLGLRTPEA, from the coding sequence ATGTCCCCCGAGAGCGGCACGCTGTGCGGCAGTGAAGTGCTCGACGAGGTACTCGACAATCCGGTCTGGGCCGCGCTGACCGGGCCGCACCGCGGTTTCGCCGAGTTCGGTCCCGCTGGTCTGGCGGCCCGCTACGCGCCGGACACGTCCCCGTTCTCGGCGCTCGCCGATCCCGGGGACCCGCGGGCGTGGGCGGATCTGGCCGTACTGGCCGGCCCCGGGCAGGAGGTCTGGGTGACGGGGTTGCTGACCCCGCCGCCGGGGTGGCACACGCTGGTGACGGTTCCGGGGGTGCAGCTGGACGGGCGGACGGTACGGGCCGGGGCGGCGCCGGAGGCGGTCGTGCTGGGGCTCGATGACGTACCGGAGATGCTGGAGCTGGTGGCGCTGACCAAGCCGGGCCCGCTCCTGGACCGGACGGTCGAGCTGGGCACGTACCTCGGGATACGTCACGAGGGCCGGCTGGTCGCGATGGCCGGGGAGCGGATGCGGCCGGCGGGCTGGTCGGAGATCAGCGCGGTGTGCACCCACCCGGACCACCGGGGCCGGGGCCTGGCGGCCGGGCTGATACGCGCGGTCGCGGCGGAGGTCCGCGGGCGCGGGGAGCTCCCGTTCCTGCACGCGGCGGCGGCCAACACCGGGGCCGTGCGGCTCTACGAGTCGATGGGCTTCGCCCTGCGCCGCAGCCCGCTCTTCCTGGGTTTGCGCACTCCGGAGGCGTGA
- a CDS encoding amino acid permease, protein MLDHGQAPPLATEAKRPVNPLLRRKPVEQLVAEGGQGEGGALKRSLTMWQLTMISIGATLGTGIFVVLGEATPIAGPAVFIAFIVAGLTALFSALSYAELAGSIPVSGSSYSYAYATMGELIAWVCGWCLVLEYGVSVAAVAVGWGQYLNELLDGTLGFTIPEGFSAPLGEGGYINLPALVVVLLCMVFLLRGAKESARINTIMVAVKIVTLAVFIVIGFMGIKAGNYTPLAPLGVTAISTAASMLFFSYIGFDAASTAGEEAKNPKKDLPRAIMLSLLIVTVIYCLVALVAVGAMPWQEFEGSEAALAQIMENVTGHSFWSVILAAGAVVAIASVVFAVLYGQTRILFAMSRDGLMPKAFAKVDEKTGTPKVNTIIVCLFCGLLAAFIPLGELANATSIGTLFAFGLVNIAVVILRYTRPEMNRTFKVALFPVTPILGFIFCAYLMTELPGITWLVFGGWMAVGLVIYFFYGMRRSSLATVAATAASAAEVAE, encoded by the coding sequence GTGCTCGACCACGGCCAGGCGCCACCGCTCGCTACCGAGGCCAAGAGGCCCGTCAACCCGCTGCTCCGCCGCAAGCCGGTGGAGCAGTTGGTCGCCGAGGGCGGCCAGGGTGAGGGCGGCGCGCTCAAGCGTTCGCTCACCATGTGGCAGCTGACCATGATCAGCATCGGCGCGACCCTGGGCACCGGCATCTTCGTCGTCCTCGGCGAAGCCACCCCGATCGCCGGCCCGGCCGTCTTCATCGCCTTCATCGTCGCGGGCCTGACCGCGCTCTTTTCGGCGCTCTCCTACGCCGAGCTCGCGGGCTCCATCCCCGTCTCGGGCTCCTCCTACTCCTACGCCTACGCCACCATGGGCGAGCTCATAGCCTGGGTCTGCGGCTGGTGCCTGGTCCTCGAGTACGGCGTCTCCGTCGCGGCCGTCGCCGTCGGCTGGGGCCAGTACCTCAACGAGCTGCTCGACGGCACCCTCGGCTTCACCATCCCGGAGGGCTTCTCCGCCCCGCTGGGCGAGGGCGGCTACATCAACCTCCCCGCCCTCGTCGTGGTGCTCCTGTGCATGGTCTTCCTGCTCCGCGGAGCCAAGGAGAGCGCCCGGATCAACACGATCATGGTCGCCGTCAAGATCGTGACGCTGGCCGTCTTCATCGTCATCGGCTTCATGGGCATCAAGGCCGGGAACTACACCCCGCTGGCCCCGCTCGGCGTCACCGCCATCAGCACCGCCGCATCGATGCTCTTCTTCTCGTACATCGGCTTCGACGCCGCCTCCACCGCCGGTGAGGAAGCCAAGAACCCGAAGAAGGACCTGCCCCGCGCGATCATGCTCTCGCTGCTGATCGTCACCGTGATCTACTGCCTCGTCGCCCTGGTCGCCGTCGGCGCCATGCCGTGGCAGGAGTTCGAGGGCAGCGAGGCCGCCCTGGCCCAGATCATGGAGAACGTCACCGGACACTCCTTCTGGAGCGTTATCCTCGCCGCCGGTGCCGTCGTCGCCATCGCCAGCGTCGTCTTCGCCGTCCTCTACGGCCAGACCCGCATCCTCTTCGCCATGTCCCGCGACGGCCTGATGCCGAAGGCCTTCGCCAAGGTCGACGAGAAGACCGGCACCCCGAAGGTCAACACGATCATCGTCTGCCTCTTCTGCGGACTGCTCGCCGCCTTCATCCCGCTGGGTGAACTGGCGAACGCCACCAGCATCGGCACCCTCTTCGCCTTCGGCCTGGTCAACATCGCCGTCGTCATCCTGCGCTACACCCGCCCGGAGATGAACCGCACCTTCAAGGTCGCGCTCTTCCCGGTCACCCCGATCCTGGGCTTCATCTTCTGCGCCTACCTGATGACGGAGCTGCCCGGAATCACCTGGCTGGTCTTCGGTGGCTGGATGGCCGTCGGGCTCGTGATCTACTTCTTCTACGGCATGCGCCGCTCCAGCCTGGCCACTGTGGCCGCCACGGCCGCCTCGGCCGCGGAGGTCGCTGAATAG
- a CDS encoding flavin monoamine oxidase family protein has protein sequence MTSTVPTTAVPHSDGQPPITMFGPDFPYAYDDFLAHPAGLGQIPATELGTEVAVIGGGLSGIISAYELMKMGLKPVVYEADQIGGRLRTVGFEGAETEGLTAEMGAMRFPPSSTALQHYIDLVGLVTEPFPNPLAESTPSTVVDLKGETHYAETIADLPQIYRDVSAAWNACLDEGADFSDMNTAMRERDVPRIREIWAKLVEKLDDETFYGFLCKSEAFKSFRKREIFGQVGFGTGGWDTDFPNSILEILRVVYTEADDHHRGIVGGSQQLPLRLWEREPEKIVHWAQGTSLATLHDGTPRPAVTRLHRTAGNRITVTDSSGDIRTYRAAIFTAQSWMLLSKIECDDTLFPIDHWTAIERTHYMESSKLFVPVDRPFWLDKDEETGRDVMSMTLTDRMTRGTYLLDNGPDKPAVICLSYTWCDDSLKWLPLSANERMEVMLKSLGEIYPKVDIRRHIIGNPVTVSWEDEPYFMGAFKANLPGHYRYQRRLFTHFMQDRLPEDKRGIFLAGDDISWTAGWAEGAVQTALNAVWGVMHHLGGSTDSTNPGPGDVYDEIAPVELPED, from the coding sequence ATGACGTCCACGGTGCCCACCACCGCCGTCCCGCACAGCGACGGACAGCCGCCGATCACCATGTTCGGCCCGGACTTCCCGTACGCGTACGACGACTTCCTCGCCCACCCGGCGGGCCTCGGCCAGATACCGGCGACCGAGCTCGGCACCGAGGTCGCCGTCATCGGCGGCGGGCTGTCCGGCATCATCTCGGCCTACGAGCTGATGAAGATGGGCCTCAAGCCCGTCGTCTACGAGGCCGACCAGATCGGCGGCCGCCTGCGCACCGTCGGCTTCGAGGGCGCCGAGACCGAGGGCCTCACGGCGGAGATGGGCGCCATGCGCTTCCCGCCCTCCTCCACGGCCCTGCAGCACTACATCGACCTCGTCGGCCTGGTCACGGAGCCCTTCCCGAACCCGCTCGCCGAGTCCACCCCCTCGACGGTCGTCGACCTCAAGGGCGAGACCCACTACGCCGAGACGATCGCGGACCTCCCGCAGATCTACCGCGACGTGTCCGCCGCGTGGAACGCCTGCCTCGACGAGGGCGCCGACTTCTCCGACATGAACACCGCGATGCGCGAGCGGGACGTCCCGCGCATCCGCGAGATCTGGGCCAAGCTCGTCGAGAAGCTCGACGACGAGACCTTCTACGGCTTCCTCTGCAAGTCGGAGGCCTTCAAGTCCTTCCGCAAGCGCGAGATCTTCGGCCAGGTCGGCTTCGGCACCGGCGGCTGGGACACCGACTTCCCGAACTCCATCCTGGAGATCCTGCGCGTCGTCTACACCGAGGCAGACGACCACCACCGCGGCATCGTGGGCGGCTCGCAGCAGCTGCCGCTGCGCCTGTGGGAGCGCGAGCCGGAGAAGATCGTCCACTGGGCCCAGGGCACCTCCCTGGCCACCCTGCACGACGGCACCCCGCGCCCGGCGGTCACCCGCCTGCACCGCACGGCCGGCAACCGCATCACGGTCACCGACTCCTCCGGCGACATCCGCACGTACCGCGCCGCGATCTTCACGGCCCAGTCCTGGATGCTCCTGTCGAAGATCGAGTGCGACGACACGTTGTTCCCGATCGACCACTGGACGGCGATCGAGCGCACCCACTACATGGAGTCGTCGAAGCTGTTCGTCCCCGTGGACCGGCCGTTCTGGCTGGACAAGGACGAGGAGACCGGCCGCGACGTCATGTCGATGACGCTGACCGACCGCATGACCCGCGGCACGTACCTGCTGGACAACGGTCCGGACAAGCCCGCCGTCATCTGCCTCTCGTACACCTGGTGCGACGACAGCCTCAAGTGGCTGCCGCTGTCCGCGAACGAGCGGATGGAGGTCATGCTGAAGTCCCTCGGCGAGATCTACCCCAAGGTCGACATCCGCCGTCACATCATCGGCAACCCGGTCACCGTCTCCTGGGAGGACGAGCCCTACTTCATGGGCGCGTTCAAGGCCAACCTCCCGGGCCACTACCGCTACCAGCGGCGCCTGTTCACCCACTTCATGCAGGACCGCCTCCCCGAGGACAAGCGCGGCATCTTCCTCGCGGGCGACGACATCTCCTGGACGGCAGGCTGGGCCGAGGGCGCGGTCCAGACCGCCCTCAACGCCGTCTGGGGCGTCATGCACCACCTCGGCGGGTCCACGGACTCCACCAACCCGGGCCCGGGCGACGTCTACGACGAGATCGCCCCGGTCGAACTCCCCGAGGACTGA
- a CDS encoding DUF5995 family protein — protein MDAVLARMRALEERLPPQDGVAVFNRVYLTVTETLHRRIEHGGFPAPRRAQTLSVRFAERYLTAVEADRAPACWRPLLQYRRHPGIRPLQHALAGINAHIGHDLALAVVTTCGELGCEPQALEADFDRVGDTLVSLEEHIREDLMPGPDLLEIADPLTHLVGSWSLERARAAAWSAARLLWTLRRVPELAEEFTDSLDAGVGLVGRCLLTPRG, from the coding sequence ATGGATGCGGTGCTGGCGCGGATGCGCGCCCTGGAGGAGCGGCTCCCGCCGCAGGACGGCGTCGCCGTCTTCAACCGGGTCTACCTGACGGTGACGGAGACCCTGCACCGGCGGATCGAGCACGGCGGGTTCCCGGCGCCCCGGCGGGCGCAGACGCTCAGCGTGCGGTTCGCGGAGCGGTACCTGACGGCGGTCGAGGCGGACCGGGCCCCGGCCTGCTGGCGCCCCCTGCTGCAGTACCGCCGCCACCCCGGGATCCGCCCGCTCCAGCACGCGCTGGCCGGGATCAACGCGCACATCGGCCATGACCTGGCGCTGGCGGTGGTGACCACCTGCGGTGAGCTGGGCTGTGAACCACAGGCCCTGGAGGCGGATTTCGACCGGGTCGGCGACACGTTGGTCTCGCTGGAGGAGCACATCCGGGAGGACCTGATGCCGGGCCCGGACCTGTTGGAGATCGCCGATCCGCTGACCCACCTGGTCGGCTCGTGGAGCCTGGAGCGCGCCCGCGCCGCGGCCTGGTCGGCGGCCCGCTTGCTGTGGACGTTGCGCCGGGTGCCGGAACTGGCCGAGGAGTTCACGGACTCCCTCGACGCGGGCGTGGGCCTGGTCGGCCGCTGCCTGCTGACCCCGCGGGGCTGA
- a CDS encoding carbon-nitrogen hydrolase family protein — MPPLRTALLQSSGVLGDTAENLKALDEAAARAAQSGAGLLVTSEMFLTGYALDLQDIPGLAEAADGASARAIGEIARRHGIAVLYGYPESADGVVYNAAQLIGPDGAALANYRKTHLFGCFEQDAFTPGDTPVVQADLNGLRIGIMICYDVEFPENVRAHALAGTDLLLVPTAQMHPFQFVAEQLVPVRAFENQMYIAYVNRTGPEGEFEFVGLSCLASPDGVTRTRAGRGEELVFGEADPELLSASRENNPYLRDRRPGLYASLV; from the coding sequence ATGCCCCCGCTGCGCACCGCCCTCCTCCAGAGCTCCGGCGTTCTCGGCGACACCGCCGAGAACCTCAAGGCGCTCGACGAGGCAGCGGCGCGCGCCGCACAGAGTGGGGCCGGGCTCCTCGTGACCTCGGAGATGTTCCTGACCGGCTACGCGCTGGACCTCCAGGACATCCCCGGCCTCGCCGAAGCCGCCGACGGCGCCTCCGCCCGGGCCATCGGCGAGATCGCCCGGCGCCACGGGATCGCCGTCCTGTACGGCTACCCGGAGAGCGCGGACGGCGTCGTCTACAACGCCGCCCAGCTCATCGGCCCCGACGGCGCGGCGCTGGCGAACTACCGCAAGACCCACCTCTTCGGCTGCTTCGAACAGGACGCCTTCACCCCCGGCGACACCCCCGTCGTCCAGGCGGACCTGAACGGCCTCCGCATCGGCATCATGATCTGCTACGACGTGGAGTTCCCCGAGAACGTCCGGGCGCACGCGCTCGCCGGCACCGACCTCCTCCTGGTGCCGACCGCGCAGATGCACCCGTTCCAGTTCGTCGCCGAACAGCTCGTCCCCGTAAGGGCCTTCGAGAACCAGATGTACATCGCGTACGTCAACCGCACCGGTCCGGAAGGCGAGTTCGAGTTCGTCGGACTCAGCTGCCTGGCGAGCCCCGACGGGGTCACCCGGACCCGGGCCGGCCGCGGCGAGGAGCTGGTGTTCGGCGAGGCCGACCCCGAGCTGCTGTCGGCCTCGCGCGAGAACAACCCGTACCTGCGCGACCGCCGACCCGGGCTCTACGCCTCCCTCGTCTAA
- a CDS encoding MFS transporter has translation MTGDTDLSPARLRHARYAIAAVFCTHGAVTGSFATRIPWIQEHAQLSPGTLGLALAAPAVGAALAMPLAGRINHWLGARAALRALLSLWTLSLILPSLAPNLPALCFVLFVYGATAGMSDVAMNALGVETENRLGRSIMSSLHGMWSVGALLGSAAGAVAAHAGADARLHHLVAALVLTAVGLFAVQGVLDLRADQDAQAPPHFALPPKSALLIGAVGFCAVFAEGASLDWSAVYLRDVLHTDAGLAAASTTAFALTMAVARLVGDRVVDRFGAVRTVRAGGAVATLGGLLVVGVRHPAGALAGFGLIGLGIAVVVPLAFAAAGRSGPAPAQAIAGVATITYTSGLIAPSAIGAVANATSLVVSFGLVTLLAFALVAGAAVLRQGPPVGQAGGDLGGVAAKSGPADLDEPAHTRP, from the coding sequence ATGACCGGGGACACCGACCTCAGCCCGGCGCGCCTGCGCCATGCCCGCTACGCCATCGCCGCCGTCTTCTGCACCCACGGCGCCGTCACCGGCTCCTTCGCCACCCGCATCCCCTGGATCCAGGAGCACGCCCAGCTCAGCCCGGGCACCCTGGGCCTGGCCCTCGCCGCCCCCGCCGTGGGCGCGGCGCTCGCGATGCCGCTGGCGGGCCGGATCAACCACTGGCTCGGCGCGCGCGCCGCGCTGCGGGCCCTGCTCTCGCTCTGGACCCTCTCGCTGATCCTGCCGAGCCTCGCCCCGAACCTGCCCGCCCTCTGCTTCGTGCTGTTCGTCTACGGAGCCACCGCCGGGATGTCGGACGTGGCGATGAACGCGCTGGGCGTGGAGACGGAGAACCGGCTGGGTCGCTCGATCATGTCCTCGCTGCACGGCATGTGGAGCGTGGGGGCGCTGCTCGGGTCGGCCGCGGGTGCCGTCGCCGCCCACGCCGGGGCCGACGCCCGGCTGCACCACCTGGTCGCCGCGCTGGTCCTGACGGCGGTCGGGCTGTTCGCCGTACAGGGCGTGCTGGACCTGAGGGCCGACCAGGATGCGCAGGCGCCGCCGCACTTCGCGCTGCCGCCGAAGTCGGCGCTGCTGATCGGGGCCGTCGGGTTCTGCGCGGTCTTCGCCGAGGGCGCGAGCCTGGACTGGTCGGCGGTCTACCTGCGGGACGTCCTGCACACGGACGCGGGTCTGGCGGCGGCCTCCACCACTGCCTTCGCGCTCACCATGGCCGTGGCCCGGCTGGTCGGGGACCGGGTGGTGGACCGGTTCGGGGCGGTGCGGACGGTCCGGGCGGGCGGGGCGGTGGCCACGCTGGGCGGGCTGCTCGTGGTCGGGGTCCGGCATCCGGCCGGTGCGCTGGCCGGGTTCGGGTTGATCGGGCTCGGGATCGCGGTGGTGGTCCCGCTGGCCTTCGCGGCGGCGGGGCGCAGCGGTCCGGCCCCGGCGCAGGCCATCGCCGGTGTCGCGACGATCACGTACACGTCGGGGTTGATCGCCCCGTCGGCGATCGGTGCGGTGGCGAACGCGACGTCGCTGGTGGTGTCCTTCGGGCTGGTCACCCTGCTGGCGTTCGCGCTGGTCGCCGGTGCCGCGGTACTGCGCCAAGGGCCGCCGGTGGGGCAGGCTGGGGGCGATCTCGGCGGGGTGGCGGCGAAGTCCGGCCCCGCCGACCTCGACGAACCCGCCCATACCCGGCCGTAA